The Oncorhynchus nerka isolate Pitt River linkage group LG5, Oner_Uvic_2.0, whole genome shotgun sequence nucleotide sequence cttcgctacatagctgatgcctgctggactgtccattaatcacggttctccattctgtttatttatgttttatctgtcggcccccgccgcaaactcaggctctgtgtgtagttaatccgaccctctctgcctagttaTCGCCactttacctgctgttgttgtgttagctgactagctgttgttgttttagcaagctctcccaatcaagacctgcgattactttatgccttgctgtatgtctctctcaaatatcaacatgccttgtatactgttgttcaggttagttatcattgttttagtttacaatggagcccctagttccactcctcacacctctgatacctcctttgtcccacctcccacacatgcggtgacctcacccattataaccagcatgtccagagatacaacctctcttatcatcacccagtgcctgggcttacctccgctgtacccgcaccccaccatacccctgtctgcacattatgccctgaatatattctaccacgctcataaatctgctccttttattccttgtccccaacgctctaggcaaccagttttgatagcctttagctgcaccctcatcctactcctcctctgttcctcgggtgatgtggaggtaaacccaggccctgcatgtccccaggcaccctcatttgttgacttctgtaatcgaaaaagccttggtttcatgcatgtcaacttcagaagcctcctccctaagtttgttttactcactgctttagcacactctgccaaccctgatgtccttgccgtgtctgaatcctggcttaggaaggccaccaaaaattctgagatttccatacccaactataacacttGCCCttacgctccctaaaacacttctgcgagcaggcctttctaatcgacctggcccgggtatcctggaaggatattgacctcatcccgtcagttgaggatgcctggtcattctttaaaagtaactttctCACCATCTTAgacaagcatgctccgttcaaaaaatgtagaactaagaacagatatagcccttggttcactccagacctgactgcccctGACCAGCACAAAGgctggacaatctggaccctctatttctgaaactgtccgccgccattgtcacaacccctattaccagcctgttcaacccctattaccagcctgttcaacccctattaccagcctgttcaacccctattaccagcctgttcaacccctattaccagcctgttcaaccactccttcgtatcatctgagatccccaaggattggaaagctgccgcggtcatccccctcttcaaagggggagacaccctggacccaaactgttacagacctatatccatcctgccctgcctatctaaggtcttcgaaagccaagtcagcaaacagatcactgaccatctcgaatcccaccgtaccttctccgctgtgcaatccggtttccgagccggtcacctcagccacgctcaaggtacaaaaacgatatcataaccgccatcgataaaagacagtactgtgcagccgtctacatcggcctggccaaggctttcgactctgtcaatcaccatattcttatcggcagactcagtagcctcggttcttctaatgactgccttgcctggttcaccaactactttgcagacagagttcagtgtgtcaaatcggagggcatgttgtccggtcctctgacagtctctatgggggtaccacagggttcaattctcgggccgactcttttctctgtatatatcaatgatgttgctcttgctgcgggcgattccctgatccacctctacgcagacgacaccattctgtatacttctggcccttccttggacactgtgctatctaacctccaaacgagcttcaatgccatacaacactccttccgtggcctccaactgctcttaaacgctagtaaaaccaaatgcatgcttttcaaccattcgctgcctgcacccgcacgcccgactagcatcaccaccctggatggttccgacctagaatatgtggacatctataagtacctaggtgtctggctagactgcaaactctccttccatatcaaacatctccaatccaaaatcaaatctagagtctgctttctatttcacaacaaagcctccttcactcatgccgcaaacttaccctagtaaaactgactatcctaccgatcctcgactttggcgatgtcatctacaaaatagcttccaatactctactcagcaaactggatgcagtttatcacagtgccatccgttttgttactaaagcaccttataccacccaccactgcgagctagtcggctggccctcgccagACAccctggccctcgctacatgttcgtcgccagacccactggctccaggtcatctacaagtctatgctaggtatagctcagccttatctcagttcactggtcacgatggcaacacccacccgtagcacgcgctccagcaggtgtatctcactgatcatccctaaagccaaaacctaatttccttccagttctctgctgcctgcgactggaaagaattgcaaaaatctctgatgTTGGAGactttttatctccctcaccaactttaaacatcaactatctgagcagctaaccgatcgctgcagctgtacatagtccatcggtatatagcccacccaatttacctacctcatccccatactgtttttactttttttttattttttttatatttacttttctgctcttttgcacaccagtatctctacctgcacatgttcatctgatcatttatcactgcagtgttaatctgctaaattgtaattattcactcctatggcctatttattgcctacctcctcatgccttttgcacacaatgtatatagattttgttttctctctactatgttgttgacttgtttattgtttactccatgtgtaactctgtgttgttgtctgttcacactgctatgctttatcttggccaggtcgcagttgcaaatgataacttgttctcaactagcctacctggttaaataaaggtgaaataaaaaatatccagtagttcctcccgactttatgtaataaaacctaagattacctggggtaccaatgtaataaATGACACAAAACGAAATACTGCATAGTGTCCTAGGAACGGGAAGCGAGGCTGccttctctgtcggcgccggaagttataTGAACATGTTTTAAGGTAGAAATGTGTAGACCCATATTAAGTATAAATAATCACACAATAGAGAAACAGAATGTGATCTTGCATGATCAGGATGGTTAAACGAGGCCAACACCACTTTCCCCTCCTTGTGTTCCCATACAGAACAGGCAACCCAGGGCCAGACCATGCTGTTGGTGGTGAAAGCAGGACAGGTGAAGTTTGATGGACAGAAGCAGCGTTACTTCAATCAGAACTTCCTCCTCACAGCCCAGGCCTCCCCCACCAGTGACCAGCCTGTCTGGAAGATCGCCAGTGACTGTTTCTGCTTCCAGGACTGGAGTAGCTGAGGCCTACTTTTATCTTCTTtcagggtcgtattcattagggcacacaatgGCAACGGGATACGAAACAAGCGCTTTATTTTACCAACAAGCAAgtttgttaagaacaaattcttatttacaaggacagcctacaccggccaaacccagacgacactaagccaattgtgcgctgccctatgggactcccaatcccggcCATTTgtcatacagcctggatttgaatcaGGGTGTTTGTAGTGACTcctctggcactgagatgcagtgtcttagactgctgcgccactttgGAGCCCAATAATAACACAATAGACAAGTTGGACAAGTTTCAGTCTGTTTGGTACCTAATGAGTACAACCCTGCTTTAAGATGTTTGGTCTTTTTTTATACCACGATCTACCAGTCTTATAATAGTTGGTAAATATGCCCTTTCTTTGAAGTTACACTGTGTATGTTAATGAAGGTACTGTGTACCTAAAGTCTTTTGTAATAAAATAAACACAACAAAGTAGTCAGAAATACAATGATTTATTCACCACCAAAGCATGTGGAATGAAATAACTGTTTGTGTCTTCATAATGTCAAAATATCTTACTAGCCTCATAACATTCCTTTCAGTATTCAGGTAACGAAACATAAAATGCTATTTCCCATGTGGTCATTGTTCTAGTCAATTTAAATGTGTGCTGTATGACAGTGGGATGTAAACCTCTGTTCCCATTCTGAGAGAGTGTGAGCAAAGTTATGGCAGCCTAATGAACGGCATGTTCTGTGGAGTTAATGTGCACACAGACGGATACGGTTTAAACTATTCATAATGTTTTGGAGATCAAACGAATACATTTAACCTGGGGAAAACATGCCGAATAATATAGTGACACGTTTGGTGCGACATATGCTGAGGAAAACAAACCAAATATCATGTTTGATAGGGAAAGAATGTATTGAAAAGTAAAATAAACCGAATTGTTCAAATCTCAATGCTTATTTCGTCTAACAAAATATGACTTGGCTCTTCTCAATGGATGGATGTAACGTTCTTCATAAATATAACCTGGAACTGGGAAGTGAGAGCTCTGGAAGGCACAGTAATGTCACTACTGCCATCTTACCACTAGAGGGCAGAAGAACTATATAATTGACCAAATCTGATGAGCAACAACGTAtttacagaacacacagaga carries:
- the LOC135571674 gene encoding NTF2-related export protein 2-like, with the protein product MTIVYFDMWNEGLLIKLSALCFGGRLCNWIMDFLFDRVMRVGSELSMRFEVDNGPLQGKQATQGQTMLLVVKAGQVKFDGQKQRYFNQNFLLTAQASPTSDQPVWKIASDCFCFQDWSS